Proteins encoded within one genomic window of Eleutherodactylus coqui strain aEleCoq1 chromosome 1, aEleCoq1.hap1, whole genome shotgun sequence:
- the LOC136612937 gene encoding aquaporin-2-like, translated as MIRLWELRSVAFTRAVFVEFFATLLFVMFGIGSSLNWPGAPPSVLHVALAFGLGIGTLVQAFGHVSGAHINPAVTLAFMVGSHISFLRAVFYVGAQLLGAVSGAAIIQGLTPFEVRGNLSVNGLFNHTDAGNAFVLELFLTLQLILCIFASTDDRRTDSVGSPALSIGLSVTFGHLLGIYYTGCSMNPARSFAPAIVTGIFNAHWVFWLGPMCGATLGSLMYHFILIPNTKTFSERIAILRGELQPEEDWEERDIRRRQSVELHSPHTISKSGMTEKV; from the exons ATGATTAGACTATGGGAGCTTCGTTCCGTGGCCTTTACAAGGGCAGTTTTTGTGGAATTTTTTGCAACCCTTTTATTTGTTATGTTTGGTATAGGCTCATCCTTAAACTGGCCTGGAGCACCTCCAAGTGTCCTGCATGTTGCCTTAGCTTTTGGCCTTGGCATAGGCACTTTAGTTCAGGCTTTTGGTCATGTAAGTGGTGCCCACATCAACCCAGCTGTAACTCTAGCATTCATGGTGGGATCTCATATTTCCTTCCTCCGAGCAGTTTTTTATGTAGGAGCTCAGTTATTGGGAGCTGTGTCTGGAGCGGCCATAATTCAAGGGCTTACTCCCTTTGAAGTCAGAGGGAACTTATCAGTAAATGGG ttattCAACCACACAGATGCCGGGAATGCTTTTGTTCTTGAGCTTTTTCTAACACTTCAACTAATCCTATGTATATTTGCATCTACTGACGATCGGAGGACAGATAGTGTTGGTTCCCCAGCTTTGTCTATTGGACTGTCAGTGACATTTGGACACCTCCTTGGT ATCTATTACACAGGTTGCTCCATGAATCCAGCCAGATCATTTGCACCGGCCATAGTGACTGGGATATTCAATGCCCATTGG GTCTTCTGGCTAGGACCAATGTGTGGAGCCACCTTAGGATCCTTGATGTACCACTTTATACTAATTCCAAACACCAAGACCTTCTCAGAAAGAATAGCGATTCTGCGAGGGGAGCTGCAGCCTGAAGAAGACTGGGAAGAGAGGGATATTCGTAGAAGACAATCAGTAGAGTTACATTCACCCCACACAATATCGAAAAGTGGGATGACTGAAAAAGTCTGA